The genomic window GACGGCGAGGTGACCGCGGTCGGTGACGGCTTCGAGGCGACGTACGAGATCACGGTGACGAACAGCAGCGCCGACCTGCAGGTCGTCTACGACCTGATCGACGAGCCCGACTTCGCCGGCGCGGTGACCATCACCGACCGCGAGGTCACGAGCGGCGACGTCACCGTGAACCCGGCCTGGAACGGCGCGAGCCCGACGAGCGATGTCATCGTCGAGGACCAGCCGCTCGCCGGCGGTGCGACGCACACCTTCGTCGTGACGATCGCATTCACGGTCGGCGAGGCGCAGGACGACCCGTCGCTGGTCTGCGAGGGCGAGGGCGGGCAGGGCCTGCTGAACACCGCGACCGTGGTGTCCGGCGGAAGCTGGTCCGACGACGCCTGCTTCGACGTGCCGGTGCTCGTCGAGGTCCTGAAGGACTGGGTCATCGACGGCGGTGAGCCGATCGCGTGGAACGACCCCGACCTGCCGGACGGCTTCACCGCGCAGGGCACCATCGACGGCACGAACGTCGACTGGGGCGTCGAGGAAGGACCCTTCGCCATCGGCGACGAGGTCGCGGTCGGCGAGACGGATGTCACCGTGCCCGAGGGCTGCATCGTCGTGAACCCGAACGACAACGGCTCGGGCACGTACACGCTCGACGCCACGGTCAACACGTACACGATCACGAACGAGGTCGAGTGCACGCAGACCGTCAACCTCGAGAAGATCGTCGACAACCAGTACGGCGGCGACGGCGTCGCGGCTGACTGGACCGTGTCGGCGTCGGCCGCCGACGACGGGTTCGGCGGCGCGGGAACCGCCTCGGGCCCGGTCGAGCTGAACGTCGGCTACACCCTCAACGAGGTCTCGGTCCTCTGGGAGAACGGCGTGGAGTACGAGGTCGACGCGACCTGGACGTGCACCTCGCCGCAGGGCGAGGACGCATTCACCCTGGTGAGCACGCCGGGTGCGGTGAGCGCCACGCTGACCGTGACCCAGCTGGGTGCGACCGTCGACTGCACGATCGAGAACGTCGACATCCCGCCGACGCTCGAACTGGTCAAGACCGTCGAGCCGGCCGAGATCGCCGCCGACTACCCGCCGACGCTGTGGACGCTCACGGCGACCGACGGCGACGTCGTCGCGCTCGAGGGCCAGGGCACCGCGGGCCCGGCCGAACTGGAGGCCAACACGGCCTACCTGCTGGGCGAGTCCGCGGACTTCCCGTTCTGGGAGCTCTTCGAGCCCGGACCGTGGGTCTGTGTCGTGACCAACGACGGCGACGCGCCGGCCGACCTCGCGGTGGACGTCCTGACGCTGGAGCCCGGACAGCAGGTCCGATGCGATATCACGAACACCGCGCCGGAGTTCGACGTCCAGATCGAGAAGGCGGCCGAACTCGCCGAGGGCGAGACGGCGGTCGAGTCGGGCGACGAGTTCGAGTGGGTGCTGACGGTCACGAACCTGGCCGACGCGGTCGACGGGCTCCTGGTCACCGACCAGATCGACCCGACGCTCGAGGTCACCGGCCCGGCCACGTTCAGCCCGGGCGCCGGCTGGACGCAGACCTCCGGTCCCACCGACAGCGCCTTCGCGGCGGAGTACACCGGGATCTACCCGGAGGGCCTGGTCACCGAGATCCGGATCCCGGTGCGGATGCTGCCGGAGCCGCCGATCGTGACCCCGCCGGCGGTCGACCCGAACGCGCCGCCGCCGGACGTGCCGCCGCTCGATGACACGCCCATCCCGAACGAGGCGTGCGTGGAGTTCCCCGACCCGCTCACCGCGGAGGGCGACGGCATCGACTGCGCCGAAGCCGAGGTTCCGGTCAAGCGCGTCGCGCCCGCCGCGTACGTCCGATGCATCGCGGATGTCCCATGGCTGTACTTCAACGTGCAGGCGACGGACAACGTCGAGCCGGGTGACATCACCGTCACGTGGACCAGCGCCGACGGCTCGCTCACGCAGGTCGACACCATCCCGTGGGATGCCCGAGACGGCCGACTCCTGTGGCCGGGTGCGGAAGTCGACGGCAACGGCGTGCCGTTCGAGTTCCCGGGCTGGCGTCCGGTGACGGAGGCCGACCTCGCCGATCCGAGTTCGGTGGTGCCCGGTACCAGGTTCCTCGACCTGATCCTGGACGAGACGACGCCGACGTTCCCGTGGCGCGGTGAGACCTACACGCCGAGCGGTGACCCCGCGAACCCGTGGATCATCACCAAGGAGCCGCTCTCGGTGACGTTCTCGGTGAACCCGTCGCAGACGGTGCTCGCCGCCTACCCGCAGGCGCTGCCGACCTGCGCGATCGAGCGGCCGCCGCTGCTCGACATCGAGAAGACGTCCAGCGTGACGACGGCGAAGCCGGGATCCACGTTCGACTACACGCTCCAGGTGACGTCGACCGGCATCGGTGCCGCCGACCCGGTGACCCTGTTCGACGAGATCCCGGCCGACCTCAAGGTCGACGCGATCACGACGGAGCCGGCTCCCGCGTTCCCGCGCTGGGAGAACTGCGAGGTGACCGGCAAGGACGGAGCCGGCTACGGCGGAGCACTCCGATGCGACCTGCTGGGCGTGCTCGGGCCGAACATCACCACGGCGCCACCGGTGACCCTGAAGGTGACCCTGAGGCCCACGGCGAAGGTGACGTCGATCGTGAACACGGGAGAGGTCTGCTACGGCAACCAGGACTTCCCCGACGACCCGATCGTCTGCGCCGACTCGTCGGTGACCGTCTCGGTGCCGCAGCCCATGGCGGCGACCGGCTTCGCCGGCGGACCGTGGGTCTGGGCGGGCGCGGGCCTGCTGCTGCTGGGCGGCATCGCCGTCGTGATCGCGATCAGCCGGCGACGGAGAGGGGACGCCGCCGGATGACCGGGCAGTAGGGCGGTGGCCTGACGAAGGCCGCCGCCCTGGGCCCCCGACGAGGCGCGGCTGGGGGGCCGCAGCTCGGGTGGCCAGAGGGGGACACCCGGGAACGATGAAGGGCCGGTGCTCGTGGCACCGGCCCTTCATCGATGTCCGCGCTGCGGCATCCCGGTCGGATGCCTCGGCGCCGAACCCTGGTTCGCGCGACGATCAGGGGCGGCCGCGCATGACCGCCTGCTTCACCTCGGCGATGGCCTTCGTCACCTCGATGCCGCGGGGGCAGGCCTCGGTGCAGTTGAAGGTCGTGCGGCAGCGCCACACGCCCTCCTTGTCGTTCAGGATGTCGAGGCGGACCTTCGCCTCGTCGTCGCGCGAGTCGAAGATGAACCGGTGCGCGTTGACGATCGCGGCGGGGCCGAAGTACTGGCCGTCGGTCCAGAAGACGGGGCAGCTCGACGTGCACGCGGCGCACAGGATGCACTTGGTCGTGTCGTCGAAGATCGCGCGCTCGGCGACCGACTGCACGCGCTCCTTGCCGGGCTCGGGTGCCGACTTCGCCTGGAGGAACGGCTGCACCTCGCGGTAGCTCGCGAAGAACGGCTCCATGTCGACGATGAGGTCCTTCTCGAGCGGCAGGCCCTTGATCGCCTCGACGTAGATCGGCTTCGAGATGTCGAGGTCCTTGATCAGCGTCTTGCACGCGAGGCGGTTGCGCCCGTTGATGCGCATCGCGTCGGAGCCGCAGATGCCGTGCGCGCACGACCGGCGGAACGTGAGCGAGCCGTCCTGCTCCCACTTGATCTTGTGCAGCGCGTCGAGCACACGGTCGGTCGGGTACATCTCGACGTCGAAGTCCTGCCAGCGCGGTTCGGTGTCGACGTCCGGGTCGAACCGGCGGATCAGGAACGTGACCGTGAAGGAGGAGATCGGGGCGGCCTGTGCGGGCGGCTGCTCGAGCGTCGCTGAGCTCATGTCAGTACTTCCTCTCCATGGGCTGGTAGCGCGTCACGGTGACCGGCTTCCAATCGAGTCGGATGTGGTCGGCGGCGTCCGACGAGTGCGCGTCGCCCGACAGGTAGGCCATCGTGTGCTGCATGAACTTCTCGTCGTCGCGGTTGGGGAAGTCGTCGCGCATGTGGCCGCCGCGGCTCTCCTCGCGGTTGCGTGCGGAGTGCACGACCACCTCGGCGAGGTCGAGCAGGAAGCCCAGTTCGACGGCCTCGAGCAGGTCGGTGTTGAACCGCTTGCCCTTGTCCTGCACGGCGATGTTCTTGTAGCGCTCCCGGAGGCCGGCGATGACGGATGCCACGTGGGCGAGCGACTCGTCGGTGCGGAACACCTGTGCGCCCTTGTCCATCTCGTCCTGCAGTTCCTTGCGGATCGCGGCGATGCGCTCGGTGCCGGTCGACTCGCGGAGTTCGTCGAGCATGCCGCGCACGAAGGCGGCGGGGTCCTCGGGCAGGGGCGTGAAGTCGACCGTCTTCACGTACTCGACCGCGTTGCGGCCGGCGCGCTTGCCGAAGACGTTGATGTCGAGCAGCGAGTTCGTGCCGAGTCGGTTCGAGCCGTGCACCGAGACGCACGCGCACTCGCCGGCTGCGTAGAGGCCGGGCACGACGGTGGTGTTGTCGGAGAGCACCTCGGCGCTCACGTTGGTCGGGATGCCGCCCATCGCGTAGTGGGCGGTCGGCATCACGGGGACGGGCTCGTACACCGGGTCGACGCCCAGGTAGGTGCGCGCGAACTCGGTGATGTCGGGGAGCTTGGTCTCGAGGACCTCCGCGCCGAGGTGCGTGCAGTCGAGCAGCACGTAGTCCTTGTGCGGCCCGGCGCCGCGACCCTCGGCGACCTCCTGGACCATGCACCGCGCGACGATGTCGCGGGGTGCGAGGTCCTTGATGGTCGGGGCGTAGCGCTCCATGAACCGCTCTCCGGAGGCGTTGCGCAGGATGGCGCCCTCGCCTCGCGCTCCCTCGGTGAGGAGGATGCCGAGGCCCGCGAGGCCGGTCGGGTGGAACTGGAAGAACTCCATGTCCTCGAGCGGCAGGCCCTTGCGCCAGATGATGCCGACGCCGTCCCCGGTGAGCGTGTGCGCGTTCGAGGTGGTCTTGTAGACCTTGCCGAAGCCGCCGGTCGCGAAGATCACGGCCTTGGCCTGGAAGACGTGCAGCTCACCGGTCGCGAGCTCGTAGGCGACGACGCCCGACGGCTGCTCGACGCCGTCGACCTCGGTCATCACGAGGTCGAGCGCGTAGTACTCGTTGTAGAACTCGATGCCGAGCTTCACGCAGTTCTGGAACAGCGTCTGCAGGATCATGTGGCCGGTGCGGTCGGCCGCGTAGCAGGCCCGGCGCACCGGCGCCTTGCCGTGGTCGCGGGTGTGGCCGCCGAATCGCCGCTGGTCGATCTTGCCCTCGGGGGTGCGGTTGAACGGCAGGCCCATGTTCTCGA from Agromyces sp. LHK192 includes these protein-coding regions:
- a CDS encoding succinate dehydrogenase iron-sulfur subunit, whose product is MSSATLEQPPAQAAPISSFTVTFLIRRFDPDVDTEPRWQDFDVEMYPTDRVLDALHKIKWEQDGSLTFRRSCAHGICGSDAMRINGRNRLACKTLIKDLDISKPIYVEAIKGLPLEKDLIVDMEPFFASYREVQPFLQAKSAPEPGKERVQSVAERAIFDDTTKCILCAACTSSCPVFWTDGQYFGPAAIVNAHRFIFDSRDDEAKVRLDILNDKEGVWRCRTTFNCTEACPRGIEVTKAIAEVKQAVMRGRP
- the sdhA gene encoding succinate dehydrogenase flavoprotein subunit codes for the protein MTSENHVETQVVDGVHYHQYDIVIVGAGGAGMRAAIEAGPGAKTAVISKLYPTRSHTGAAQGGMAAALANVEEDSWEWHTFDTVKGGDYLVDQDAAEILAKEAIDAVIDLENMGLPFNRTPEGKIDQRRFGGHTRDHGKAPVRRACYAADRTGHMILQTLFQNCVKLGIEFYNEYYALDLVMTEVDGVEQPSGVVAYELATGELHVFQAKAVIFATGGFGKVYKTTSNAHTLTGDGVGIIWRKGLPLEDMEFFQFHPTGLAGLGILLTEGARGEGAILRNASGERFMERYAPTIKDLAPRDIVARCMVQEVAEGRGAGPHKDYVLLDCTHLGAEVLETKLPDITEFARTYLGVDPVYEPVPVMPTAHYAMGGIPTNVSAEVLSDNTTVVPGLYAAGECACVSVHGSNRLGTNSLLDINVFGKRAGRNAVEYVKTVDFTPLPEDPAAFVRGMLDELRESTGTERIAAIRKELQDEMDKGAQVFRTDESLAHVASVIAGLRERYKNIAVQDKGKRFNTDLLEAVELGFLLDLAEVVVHSARNREESRGGHMRDDFPNRDDEKFMQHTMAYLSGDAHSSDAADHIRLDWKPVTVTRYQPMERKY